Part of the Tolypothrix sp. PCC 7910 genome, AAGAATCAGGAAGAAACGCAGTTTGCACGGTGTAGACGAGGAGCGTGGCTTTGTAAGTTAGAAATCCCAAGAAAATGGGCAAAATCTGTAACTCATGCCATTGAGTTGCTAATACAATCAACCCAATAAATAGAGCAAAACGACTTTTACTCAGACGCTTTTTCTCACCACCGAGTCGCTCAACGTCTTTGGCCAGCATTTTTAAGTAAACCACACCTGTACACGCTCCAATCAAATAATTCAGAGCAATGTTTAGCGAATAAAAAATCCACACAGAGATAAATATTATCCCTGTCAACACAAGTGTGATTACCAACAACTTCTGGTAGAGTTGATAGAACTCTCCCATAGAGTTTACTCGTTCTTCGTCATCAGAACCAGATTGAGCATTTGGTGTTGTTGGAGTCGATGCAGTTGATTCGTCTGACAAGCTCACGAGACTCGAAACCAGTACAGATAAGGATGATGACTGCACATCCAGTCAGCTGAATCATATCACGATCTGGTAACAATACTTTAGAAAAAAACAATTAACTTGTTGTTCAGCAGCCAGCAACCAACTAAAGAAGGCACAATGAGGAGAAATAGAGAAAGGGTTGGAGCAAGCTACAGACACCTTTACAATAGCTCTTGATCTGCCGATCGCTTGCTGCTTAATAATTTTCTTAAGGTCTATTACGTAAAAGTACTAATACTCGAGTTGTAATGCCTAGATGTTACAACAATTGATGAAATATTCTTCAAGGATTTACAAGAGCGATCGCTCTCAAGTGCGAATCTAAATTGTAGCTAGTTAGTATCATTTTTAAGTCAGCCAATCACACCAGGTTTTGGTACAAATCTTGCCATGAAAATCTGTCTTTCCCATACCCAATGGTCTATGCCCTAAATTATAAATGCCCCTCAGAGAGAATTACAGGCAATCTCTGGGGGCACGAGGTTATGTCTGATCAAAGTGGTTGTTGCACCCCGTTAACTAAGAGGAGGTTTGAGTGAGAAAGGTTTATTGACTAAGCTTTCTGAGTAGATTGTGCTTTCTTGCGCTTCAGCCAGGTACCAAAGCCAACAGCCAGCAATGAGCCACCAATTGTCATCGGTTCAGGAACATCTTCTACAGGCCCTATGACTTCATCATCAAATAAAGTTTGAGTCGGTTTTGTGGGGTTTAGGCGTGTGAGACTCCAATCTACTATACCTGGGGCAAAGGGACTAAATATAGAAAAATCCAAGGATGAAGGTGAAGTGCCTACTTTATCCTTCACTTGTTTTTTAAGGATCAACTGAACTGACTCTTGATCTGGCGTTATGAGAGATATTAAATAATCCAGGTCAGCTAAGACTTTGTTAACACCTTTCATTCCTGACAAAGTCCAGGATGAACCAGCTTTTAATTGTTCATTGTTATCAGCAGCATTGGCATTATCCAGTTTTATCTTGTATTTGTATTCTTGACCAACTTGCTTGTCGAATACCACACTGGCTGCTTGTGCAGGTTTAGCACTAACAGCAGCAACGGTTAAAGCAACGCTAGCAGCAGCAAGACTGACATGTTTGGTTAATTTCATCCGTAAATTCTCTGAATGGTTAAAGGTTGACTGCTTAAGTATAAGCTCGCACTTGAGCCTCTTGGATAATGTATCAGCATTTACTTTTATACGTAAACAGAAAAAGTATTTTTGATAAATCTTTATATTTTGCTTAGGTTTTGTAAATTTAAAATAAATAAATATTATTTGGCAAAAAAAAATCCTGAACGTTGAAAACATCCAGAATTACATAAAAAACAGGATTTATAGTGATTTTATTAACTTGCTGTCAGCAAAATTAGCTGTTGCTGCTGGAGTTTTCTCACTACATCCAAGCTCATCTGCACATTCGCTAATATGTTTGCGACTGTTAATTTACTATCACAACGTTGCAGGAACTCAAACTCGTCTGCTGACAAATTGACGACTTGGTAATCGTAGTTAAATATACATTGACTGGGAAAACCGTCTATACAAGGATTAAGTTCAGGAATTGCTGCTAAAAGAGCGTTATCATCTGACCAATCGGCTTTCGTAATTGGGGGACGACCCAGGAAAAATTCGTAATGGGTGATTTCTGGATCGAGTAATTCAATTAAACGGTAGATTTGGCGACCGCTCAAGTTTTTAGTTCGCTCCATCAAATCTGGTGCTTTGGCTAAAAGTCTTTCTAATTGCCAGAAACCAGGATTGGAGAAGCCGATAAACTCTAGCCCAGAAGCATCAATTAATTCAAATAGCGTCTCAATGTTGTAATCAATCTCTTGGGGATGAACGTACATATCAGCGAAGTTTTCATCCCGATGATTTTCTAATGACCAGCGCTCTTTTTCCCGTTTGGCAATCCGGTTATTTTCTGGTAAGGAAGCGAATATTTGCCGCCCAACTTGCACACCATCACGGTAATCGCCACGTTTTTCACCTTGCAGGAGAGCGATCGCTTTTTGCATCAGTTGAATTTCCCAGCGTCCCAACTCACCATACACAAAAATGTGCATCAAACCGCCTGGGGCTAACTTTTTGGCTAAGGCTTGAATACCACGAATGGGGTCAGGGGTATGATGCAAAACGCCAACGCAATTAATTAAGTCAAATTCACCTGGTAGTTGTTCTACATCGAACAAACTCAGGTGATGAAACTCCACACGGTTAGCCCCAGAACGTTGACAACGTTCTTTTGCGACTGCCAAGGTACCCGCACTCAGGTCAATGCCAACAACTTGTGCTTGGGGGTTGAGATGCACCAAGTATTCTGTTCCCACCCCAGACCCACATCCTGCATCTAAAATCCGAATATCCTGCTTTTGTGGCTTCTGTCCGGTGCAAAAATTGTAAGCTGCTAACCAATTCCAACGCCAATTGTACCCAGGTGGGGCTTCATCCAGCAGTGGTTCTGGAGGAAATGGGTAAGTATCGTAGAGTTTGGCAACAGCAGTGCTAACGGTTTGAGGATCTGACATTTTTGAGGCGACAATGCAGCAATTCTGAGTTTATCGAATGGTGGGCATTTAGGGTATAGCTGATGACAAAAGAGGTAGGGGAGCAGGGAGCAGGGGAGAATAATTAATGACAAACCCCAAACACCAAACCCTAAATACCAAACACCCAACACCAATTACCCCATGCCCATTTTCAAGACAAGGTCAATCCAAAATCTAAAATCCAAAATTTAAAATTTCCTGGCCCTAATCGCAAATCTTTTTGAATAGGCAAAATATTTTCTCTGTGTTTTTGTAAACTTTAGATACAAAACTTAGTCTTCATCTCAGATAAGCAAGAGTGCTGGCTATGGAATTTATAACTTTGATGCGTCAGATTCTACATACTTCTTAATAAATCAACAGGTAAGCCGCAAAACGTTCTAATCTAAAAGCTGACTGGGTTAATTTACTGGCAGTTTTGAAGGCGGTACTCTTAAGGCATGACCACACCGAACCGATGTGTCAAGCCTCAAAGCGACCCAGACTTAACACATAAATGCTTATGATGGGAGTTTTACAAATCCGATGAGTGTTAAGGCAAGTGGTGGAAGCTCAGTTGCGCGTCCGCAACTATATCAAACCCTAGCAGTAGCAACAATTTCCCAAGCGGAACAACAAGACCGCTTTTTGGGAACTGGTGAACTGAACGAACTGGCAAGCTATTTTGCATCTGGTGCAAAGCGTTTAGAAATTGCCCAGACGCTCACGGAAAATTCCGAGATCATTGTATCTCGGGCTGCCAACCGGATTTTTGTTGGTGGTTCGCCAATGGCTTTTTTAGAAAAGCCTAGAGAAGCAGAATTGGCAATGGCCACTGCTGCGGCTGGGAATGTTCAAGAAGGCATGAAACTAGGAACTGTCACCTACGTTGAAAGTCGGGGTGGATTCTTAGAAAATTTACGCTCTATCTTTAACAGTTCTCCTAGCGGCCCAACACCTCCAGGTTTTAGACCGATCAACGTTGCTCGTTATGGCCCTAGCAACATGGCCAAGAGTCTGCGGGACTTGTCCTGGTTCTTGCGCTATGCTACCTATGCGATCGTGGCAGGCGACCCCAATATCATCGCTGTGAATACACGCGGTTTGCGGGAAATTATTGAAAATGCTTGTTCTGGTGAAGCAACAATTGTGGCTTTACAAGAAATCAAAGCAGCGTCACTGTCTTTCTTCCGTCAGGATGCTAAGGCCACAGAGATCGTGTCTCAGTACATGGATGTATTGCTGACAGAATTTAAAGCAGCAACACCTTCCAATAAACTGCGTCAACGTCCTTCTGGAGACCAACAAGGTTTACAACTGCCTCAAATCTACTTTGAAGCAGCAGAACGGCGGCCCAAGTTTGTGATGAAGCCTGGGTTATCCGCATCAGAAAAAAATGAAGTCATCAAAGCTGCATATCGGCAAATCTTTGAGCGCGACATTACTCGTGCTTATAGCTTGTCGGTATCTGACCTAGAATCTAAGGTGAAGAACGGCGACATCTCTATGAAAGAGTTTGTCCGTCGTCTAGCCAAATCTCCCCTTTACCAAAAACAGTTTTACCAGCCTTTTATTAATAGCCGAGTAATTGAACTGGCTTTCCGTCATATTTTGGGACGCGGGCCAAGTAGCCGGGAAGAAGTACAAAAGTACTTCTCGATTATTTCTAACGGTGGTCTGCCAGCTTTAGTAGATGCTTTGGTGGATTCACCAGAATACAGTGACTACTTTGGTGAAGAGACAGTACCTTACCTGCGTGGTTTGGGTCAAGAGGCACAAGAATGTCGTAACTGGGGGCCGCAGCAAGACCTGTTTAACTACAGTGCGCCTTTCCGCAAAGTACCTCAGTTTATTACCACATTCGCTGCTTACGATCGCCCACTCCCCGATCAGCATCCCTACGGTTCTGGTAACGATCCATTAGAAATTCAATTTGGGGCGATTTTCCCGAAAGAAACCCGCAATCCCAGCACCAGTCCTGCACCTTTTAGCAAGGATACCCGGCGGATATTAATTAACCAAGGGCCTGGTATTAATAGCCAAGTTAGCAATCCTGGCGCAAGAGGTGAGTTTCCTGGTAGCTTAGGGCCCAAGGTCTTCCGCTTGGATCAACTTCCAGGCACAATTGGCAAAAAAGCTGCTAAAGGCGCAAGTATTAAGTTCTCCGAAAGCTCTACCCAAGCAGTCATCAAAGCTGCATACCTGCAAGTTTTCGGTCGTGATGTTTACGAAGGTCAGCGCTTAAAAGTCCAAGAAATTAAGCTGGAAAACGGACAACTCTCCGTCAGGGAATTTATCCGTGCTTTGGCTAAGTCGGATGTGTTCCGTAAAACATACTGGACTTCGCTGTATGTTTGTAAAGCGATTGAATACATTCACCGCCGCTTGTTAGGTCGTCCTACTTACGGTCGTCAAGAAATCAATAAATACTTTGACATCGCCGCTAAACAAGGCTTTTATGCCGTGGTAGATGCG contains:
- a CDS encoding PEP-CTERM sorting domain-containing protein, with amino-acid sequence MKLTKHVSLAAASVALTVAAVSAKPAQAASVVFDKQVGQEYKYKIKLDNANAADNNEQLKAGSSWTLSGMKGVNKVLADLDYLISLITPDQESVQLILKKQVKDKVGTSPSSLDFSIFSPFAPGIVDWSLTRLNPTKPTQTLFDDEVIGPVEDVPEPMTIGGSLLAVGFGTWLKRKKAQSTQKA
- a CDS encoding ATP synthase subunit I, coding for MSLSDESTASTPTTPNAQSGSDDEERVNSMGEFYQLYQKLLVITLVLTGIIFISVWIFYSLNIALNYLIGACTGVVYLKMLAKDVERLGGEKKRLSKSRFALFIGLIVLATQWHELQILPIFLGFLTYKATLLVYTVQTAFLPDS
- a CDS encoding class I SAM-dependent methyltransferase, yielding MSDPQTVSTAVAKLYDTYPFPPEPLLDEAPPGYNWRWNWLAAYNFCTGQKPQKQDIRILDAGCGSGVGTEYLVHLNPQAQVVGIDLSAGTLAVAKERCQRSGANRVEFHHLSLFDVEQLPGEFDLINCVGVLHHTPDPIRGIQALAKKLAPGGLMHIFVYGELGRWEIQLMQKAIALLQGEKRGDYRDGVQVGRQIFASLPENNRIAKREKERWSLENHRDENFADMYVHPQEIDYNIETLFELIDASGLEFIGFSNPGFWQLERLLAKAPDLMERTKNLSGRQIYRLIELLDPEITHYEFFLGRPPITKADWSDDNALLAAIPELNPCIDGFPSQCIFNYDYQVVNLSADEFEFLQRCDSKLTVANILANVQMSLDVVRKLQQQQLILLTAS
- a CDS encoding phycobilisome rod-core linker polypeptide — translated: MSVKASGGSSVARPQLYQTLAVATISQAEQQDRFLGTGELNELASYFASGAKRLEIAQTLTENSEIIVSRAANRIFVGGSPMAFLEKPREAELAMATAAAGNVQEGMKLGTVTYVESRGGFLENLRSIFNSSPSGPTPPGFRPINVARYGPSNMAKSLRDLSWFLRYATYAIVAGDPNIIAVNTRGLREIIENACSGEATIVALQEIKAASLSFFRQDAKATEIVSQYMDVLLTEFKAATPSNKLRQRPSGDQQGLQLPQIYFEAAERRPKFVMKPGLSASEKNEVIKAAYRQIFERDITRAYSLSVSDLESKVKNGDISMKEFVRRLAKSPLYQKQFYQPFINSRVIELAFRHILGRGPSSREEVQKYFSIISNGGLPALVDALVDSPEYSDYFGEETVPYLRGLGQEAQECRNWGPQQDLFNYSAPFRKVPQFITTFAAYDRPLPDQHPYGSGNDPLEIQFGAIFPKETRNPSTSPAPFSKDTRRILINQGPGINSQVSNPGARGEFPGSLGPKVFRLDQLPGTIGKKAAKGASIKFSESSTQAVIKAAYLQVFGRDVYEGQRLKVQEIKLENGQLSVREFIRALAKSDVFRKTYWTSLYVCKAIEYIHRRLLGRPTYGRQEINKYFDIAAKQGFYAVVDAIINSVEYSEAFGEDTVPYERYVTPSGVALRQLRVGSIREDVGGKVQKQETPLFVTLGTVTDTRTEPDIQFRINQGVSKQREQTKVFKQVANISDKAAVQTLISAAYRQIFERDVAPYIAKNEFSALESKLSNGEITVKEFIEGLGYSNLYIKEFYTPYPNTKVIELGTKHFLGRAPLDQVEIRKYNQILATQGIRAFIGALVNSAEYGEVFGEDTVPYRRFPTLPAANFPNTERLYNQLTKQNDDLVVPSFKTVQPRLTLAGASSSGRNGFTDLGRSSTSAQGQLGETANRCKPARIYRLSGTNQAENQLVINAIYSQVLDLFSSDIPANYRLTALEGKLETGEISVREFVRELASSDIYCDRFYTPYPSAKVIEFLCRHLLGRAPATQDEISEYNKLMANCGLRAVVEAIVDSQEYARYFGEDVVPYPRSSSLSAGS